The genomic stretch gtgtgtgtgtgtgtgtgtgtgtgtgagtgagtgtgtacgtgtgtgtgagtgtgtgagtgtgtacgtgtgtgtgcgtgcatgcgtgcttacgtgtgtgtgtgtgtgtgagggaagtgGGGTGTCCctcccagcagagagagaaggcagaaaGCAGGTCATCCGATCGCtatctggccaagctgggggaaAACACTTCCTGATTGTACAGCTCTGGGATGGGTCTGGATCTGGGCCTCATCCGGGCCACGTCCGGTTCTGGTCCGGGTCTGAGTTCACGTCCCCCTAACGGTTTCTTTGCTGTTCATCTGGGAACAGCATTTGGAGAGGTGGAGTCTTGGAGCCCCTGGACTGACCTGTGGGGTTTGGGCTGACCTTTAAGATTCTAATGCTTAAACAGACCTTTAAGGTTCTAATGCTTAAACAGACCTTTAAGGTTCTAATGCTTAAACGGACCTTAAGGTTCTAATGCTTAAACGGACCTTTAAGGTTCTAATGTTTAAACGGACCTTTAAGGTTCTAATGTTTAAACGGACCTTTAAGATTCTAATGCTTAAACGAACCTTTAAGCTTCCAATGCTTAAACGGACCTTTAAGATTCTAATGCTTAAACGAACCTTTAAGGTTCTAATGTTTAAACGGACCTTTAAGATTCTAATGTTTAAACGGACCTTTAAGATTCTATTGTTAAACGTACCTTAGAGAGGACTATAATGTTAAATGGACCTCAGAGAGGACTATAATGTTAAACGGACCTTAGAGAGGACTATAATGTTAAACGTACCTTAGAGAGGACTATAATGTTAAACGTACCTTAGAGAGGACTATAATGTTAAATGAACTTTAGAGAGGACTACTGTATGTGGACCTTGGAGAGGACTATAATGTTAAATGGACCTTAAAGATTATAATGTTAAATGCCACTTTGTGAGAACTGTTTAAACTGACTTTAGAGAGGACTGTGGTGTTTAACTGACCTTATAGAGGACTTAGTGTTTAACCTTGGAGAGGATTATAGTGCTTAAACTGACTTTATAGTGGAATATATTGTTTAATCTGATTTTAAAGAGGACTATAGACTCCTCTATAAAGTCAGATTAAACAATAGAATTAATGACCTTTGTAGAGTAGTCAATGACCTTAGTAGAGGATTATAGTGTTTAATCTGACCTTATAGAGGACTATGATGTTTAAACTGACCTCAGTGGAGGGCTACACTGTTGAAACTGACCTCCTTGAAGTGGAGAGGGGAGCTTCTGCCGTTGAGAGCTTTCATGGTTCCTGTTTACCTCGGGCGCTTGAGACAGGAAGTGCTTAGATGAATGACAGGAAGTTGCTGTGTACCCTGACCCAACGTCCTGCCACCTCTGCTCCACCCTCTCCAGGACTGACACGCTCGGATGAAAcaacgactgtgtgtgtgtgtgtgtgtgtgtgtgtgtgtgtgtggccgtgtgtgtgtgtgtgtgtgtgggcgtgtgttttCCCAAATGGAAACTATTGGAGGCTTTATATAGACAAACGCATGCTCTGATAAATCAGTTTGCCCCCAACTGATATCAAGCAAAACCAGGTCATGCATGACTTCTACATCAACCAATGAAGCCAGTCATGGACATAGATCTTGCACCCAAACTCCAAGtaggctcgtgtgtgtgtgtgtgtgtgtgtgtgtgtgtgtgtgtgtgtgtgtgtgtgtgtgtgtggtcgtgtgtgtgtgtgtgtggttgtgtgtgtgtgtgtgtgggtggtcgtgcgtggtcatgtgtgtgtgtgtgtgtttctgtgtgatgtGACCACGagtaaaggcacacacacacacaccgtcatgcGTGCTATACTTTATTGACATCACTCTACAGCAGGAAAAGACATGTCTCTCgttcaccacctcaccacctctTGCATAGGAAAACTCTACTCACTGGAAGAAAGGGGGCAATCTCATCatttacacacaacacagaacatTTTCAAACAAGAATAATTTAAAAAGGTGACATGATAAaaagtaacaataataataataaaaaagtacaGTTTCTCAATCAAGACATTAATCTTtaaaagacgtgtgtgtgtgtgtgtgtgctcagtgcgGCGTAGCGAAGGCCCCCATGcttgtgacaggtgtgtgttagCAGGGCTTGGTCAAGCAGAAGAGCTTTAGTCCACTAAGCGGCCTGAGCTGGGTGACCCTAAAAGGCGACTCGCCGTAATCTGGCCGGCCAatctgatgggggggggggggggggtggggggggggctaccaGCGCTGGGTGTTGATATAAAATAGGGCCTTGTTTGGGCCAGTGCACACTTAAGCATTGTTTTCATGGGTGATTTCACTCTGAACAACGGCCCATGGGAATTaggttgagagtgtgtgtgtgtgtgtgtgtgtgtgcatgtacttgtATTGAGTTTTTCGGTATGAGTTATTGTGTGTGGGTAAgtgggtttgtgtatgtgtgtttttgtggatgCATTAGCTATGTAttccaattgtgtgtgtgtgtgtgtgtgtgtgtgtgtgtgtgtgtgtatgactgtggaAACACAATCATTCAGGAAAGCTTTTTTATGAGCATCATGTCCTTTCCCATCGGCTACAGTGcttgaagctgtgtgtgtgtgtgtgtgtgtgtgtgtatgcatgcatgcagagctgtgtgtttggagtCATGTGCATTCAGCTGAGcatccctgagtgtgtgtaaacaccagtgtttgtgtgtgtgtgtgtgtgtgtgtgtgtgtgtgtgtgtgtgtgtgtgtgtgtgtgtgtgtgtgtgtgtgtgtgtgtgcgcgcactagTGTTTGGTCTCCTGTTTGAATATGGCGTTGTCAGTACTGATGCTCTGACTGTGTGAAGCTCTATGCGTGTGAAGATtgcaaataaaatgtgtgtgtgtgtctgttgtatgaatcaaatgtgtgtgtgtgtgtgtgtgtgtgtgtgtgtgtgtgtgttgtatgaataaaatgtgtgtgtgtctgttgtatgaatgaaatgtgtgtgtctgtgtctgttgtatGAATAAAATGGCGCTGTCAGTAATGATGTGGGAGTCTACATAGAGTCCCCCACAGTGCTGAAACAAAGGacccgttgtgtgtgtgtgtgtgtgtgtgtgtgtgagagagtatgtgtgtaagtgcatgtcTTCTGCCCCAGTTCTCCAGCATAGGTCAGGCCTGCCTTGTAAAATCAGTGATGTCATCATCACATCAAAACCTGTGTGGTTGGTGCGGATAAAAAggctggttctgtgtgtgtgtgtgtgtgttgtgtgtgtgtgtgtgtgtgtgtgtgtgtgtgtgtgtgtgtgtgtgtgtgtgtgtgtgtgtgtgtgtgtgtgtgtgtgtgtgtgtgtgtatgtgtgtgtgtatgtgtgtgatgtgtttacgATATGATGTGAATCTATTCAGTCACGTGTATGGTATATGACCTCTCTTGTGTTATTATGTGTAACATATGGTACTTTTATACTGTTTTTACACTGAATCTgtgtttatagtgtgtgtgtgtgtgtgtgtgttagatatcTGTAAGTATTGTGTACatcgtcagtgtgtgtgtgtgtgtgtgttagatatcTGTAGTGTAcgtcgtcagtgtgtgtgtgtgtgtgtgtgtgttagtatagTGTACGTcctcggtgtgtatgtgtgtatgtgtgtgtgtgtgtgtgtgttagatatgTAAGTTTAGTGtatgtcctcagtgtgtgtgtgtgtgtgtgtgtaccctgaggGGGTTTATTGCTCTGATCATCGTCTCATCTCTACTCCATATAGCAGCTCTAGGAGTGGCCTTCAGCCCAGGACTGGACTTGCCCCCTGACATAAGATAAATATGACATCAAGTtcatttacgtgtgtgtgtgtgtgtgtgtgtgtgtgtgtgtgtgtgtgtgtgtgtgtgcgcgcttgcgtGTGCGCTCTTGGTCTGAGAGTGGATGTGTTTTTCCAGAGTGTATATcaagatttgtttttgtgtctgagtgtgtgtgtttctggagtgCATATTGTAGAGAGTGTGGTCatctttatgcatgtgtgtgtgtgtggtgcatattGTGGAGTGTTTGTGGTGGTGCCTTGGGTCCATTGGTCCCTGTGTTGCATCTCTGATGCTGAAATGTTCCATAGGACACCTTAGGAATGTAccgttaatcacacacacacacacacacacacacacacacacacacacacacacacacacacacacacgcacacacacacatgcacacacacacacacactctcttctctctcgcacAACATATacccacatgtacacacacacactctcttctctctcacacacaacacattttgttttttactctTTGTACAGCTTCCTTGCTGTGTGCAAGGCTTTGGAATCtcagatattcacacacacacacgcacacacactgttttcagcAGCCTTGGCAGTGGGGCTGCATTGGCACAAACACTCTTTTCATCACAAGCACACTGTACCAGTGTGGATTGGATATGCCACTCTCTGTGCCAGTGTGGATATATCTCACTGTGCCAGTCTCACTGAAACAGTATTACTGTGCCACTCACTGTGCCAATGTGGATATGCCAGTCCCactgtaccagtgtgtgtgtgtgtgtgtaagtgtctacAAGGTTGTCTCTTGGTGCCCGTCTGAGTATGGCAGTCTCTCTTTGTGCCAGTGAGGGTGTGCCAGTCTCTGtctggccactgtgtgtgtgtctctgtataaaAGTCcatttctctgtgtctcctATGTACGTGCcagtctctgtctgtatctgccactttgtgtgtgtgtgtgtgtgtgtgtgtgtgtgtgtgtgtgtgtgtgtcagtttctttctttctctgtgcccATCTCTGCTCTGGCACCCCAGTGCCCAGAGTGGGCTCTCACACCCAGATGGCAGCGTTGTGGTCGAACAGCGGGTGACCCCTCTCGACGGGCACCCAGGCCCCTCTCTGGGGCCCGATGCCCAGGGGAGGCAGCCTGTCGGTGGGCAGCGTGGCGCCGGCCTTCCCCTTGCGGCTCCAGAAGGGCCGGTAGAAGCTGGCCTTGGGCTTGGCGGCGGCTGCGTTCCGCTTGGTTCTCTTGCGCAGCTGTTCCGCGTGGTTCTCCTGCGGGTTCTGCGACGGGTTCTCCGTGGGGTCGGGCCAGCCAGGCCTCTGCTTCAGCAGCTTGTCGCGGTCGGGCCTGACGCTGCGCAGAACCTTCTTGAAGATCCCGGTGGTGAGCGCGATGCGGCGACGCAGCTCCTGGGCGCGGGACGGACGCGGGGCGTGGCTTCCGCCGTCGCCGTGACGACCACGACCGGCCGCCGACGCCCCTTCCTCCTCGGCTCCGCCCACTTCTGGCAGGTCCAGCCAATTACCGACGAGGTCGGCCAGGAAGCTGTCTCCGAGCACCAGCGGCTGGCGCGTGCGACTACAGCTCATCAGCGAGGACGTCCAGtcgccgtcctcctcctcctcctccgcccccagAGGGCAAAGGTCGTGGCGGAGCGGCGGGCCCTGGCGAGACAGGCACAgcagcagctcctgcagctcagacagcgagggaggaggaggaagaggaggaagaggaggaagaggaggggcagTGACCGCCACCGGGGGCTGACGCTGGCGCGAGTGCCAGCTGGTACCGGAACTGGAGCCAGACCCGGACCCGGACCCGGAGCTAGAACCCGAGCCTGAGCTAGAACCCGAGCCTGAGCTAGAACCCGAGCCTGAGCCAGAGGCGTCCTCATAGGAGGTGGTGCTGTGGCGAGAGGACCTGTGGGAGAGCAGGAGGCTGCTGTCCGCTGAACCTGACGCtgatgctgaggaggaggaggaagaggaagaggaggagggggaggtgctGAGACTGCCCCGGTGAGAGGAGCGCTTTTTCATTGGCCGCGGCGGAGGTGGGGGTGTGGCCTCCTCCATCGATGAGTCGGACATGAAGGCGGAGCCAAGCTCCAgcagggagggggggtcagGGAACGGAGGCTCGTCGAAGAGAGGCTGGGTTggctgcgagtgtgtgtgtgtctgggtgtgtgtgtgttgtgtgtgcgagtgtgtgtgtgagtgtgtgtgtgtgtgggagggaggctTGGCGGCGGAGAGGTCCAGGTTCTCCAGAGCAGTCTGAACTTGCAGCAGTTTGAGCTCCTGTAAGGCCCCCATCATGGAGTTCATCTGAGCGTGCAGGCCATCACCCGCCTCACGCATACACagctggggggagagagatagagggagagagagagagagagggagggagggagaggaaagggagtgagggagatgtagagagagagaggaaagggggcataaggagagagggagagagagggagataaaaaaaGATTCATGTTacgggagggagatggagagagagagagagggagaaagagagagagagagatggaaagggagtgagggagatggagagaagaagagagaaaaggagagggagatggagagagagggaggaagggggaagggagatggagagagagagggagaaaaaaagattcACATTAGAGGAGATCAAATCAAATCTAAAACAGTTGTATGTTATTATCGTCATAATGTTCTCAACACAGATTCTTCACCCATACTACATAGATCAGTCCCCtggcttacacatacacacacacacacacacacacacacacacactccatagaTCAGGCTattggcttacacacacacgcacacatacacacatgcacgtacatacgcacacacacacattccatagaTCAGTCTATtggcttacatacacacacacagactcacacacatacacacacacactctcactcacacagactcgTTATCCATTCAGCACACATGGGACACTCAGGCCTCCAGTGCATGTCAGTACAATGacaaatgggtgtgtgtgtgtgtgtgtgtgtgtgtgtgtgtgtgtgtgtgtgtgtgcacgtgcatgcgtgtgtgtgtgtgtgtgtgtgtgtgtgtgtgtgtgtgtgtgtgtgtgtttgtgcacgtgcatgcgtgtgtgtgtgtgtgtgtgtgtgtgtgtgtgtgtgtgcacgtgcatgtgtgtgtgtgtgtgtgtgtgtgtgtgtgtgtgtgtgtacatggtgtTTGTCCCACAACAAATGGGATCTCAAATGATCTCCCTATGTaccctttgtgtgtatgtgtgtgtgtgtgtgtgtgtgtgtgtgtgtgtgtgtgtgtgtgtgtgtgtgtgtgtgtgtgagacatgacTGTAGCTGAGTATCATTATGAGATGAAGCTGAAGGAAcatgagctggaggagaggcAAAATAACATCATTTCTGAAACTGCTTCAACACACAGAACTTTGatgggtcctgtgtgtgtgtgtgtgagagagagagagagagagagagagagagagagagagagagagagagagtgtgtgtgtgagcatgtttgagcatgtgtatgtttgtatagaAAGCGTGTGATTCATGACTATCTCTAGGGAATTGTGCATGTGGTTAGCAAAACAATCAGTTACTGTGCCACTCagattcctctgtgtgtgtgtgtgtgtgtgtgtgtgtgtgtgtgtgtgtgtgtgtgtgtgtgtgtgtgtttgtttgtgtgtgtgtgtgtgtgtatgtgggtggggtgggaatGTTACacaaagtgtgttttatttgctggtatagctgtgtgtgtctgtgtgtgtgtgtgtgtgtgtgtgtgtgtgtgtgtgtgtggaaaggagACTCAGCCTGTGGCTGTGCCCTGGGCTTAATGTGAGAGCAGGCATATTTGATCTTGACAGCTTAATCTCCCAGCTTCTACAGGAAGGACCAAAACACACTCGACTCACTCAAAGCACAGACCATGCATGTCTCAGCgtaagtatgtgtttgtgtgtgtgtgtgtgtgtgcgtgtgtattgggggtggggtgagaaTGTTatatctgcttgtgtgtgtgtgtgtttgtttgagtgacatattgttaatgtaaatgttctttgtttgtg from Sardina pilchardus chromosome 7, fSarPil1.1, whole genome shotgun sequence encodes the following:
- the LOC134088250 gene encoding PAK4-inhibitor INKA2-like; this translates as MDSPHSRTERKNMDQCLRRLKQELLCMREAGDGLHAQMNSMMGALQELKLLQVQTALENLDLSAAKPPSHTHTHSHTHSHTQHTHTQTHTHSQPTQPLFDEPPFPDPPSLLELGSAFMSDSSMEEATPPPPPRPMKKRSSHRGSLSTSPSSSSSSSSSSASASGSADSSLLLSHRSSRHSTTSYEDASGSGSGSSSGSGSSSGSGSSSGSGSGSGSSSGTSWHSRQRQPPVAVTAPPLPPLPPLPPPPSLSELQELLLCLSRQGPPLRHDLCPLGAEEEEEDGDWTSSLMSCSRTRQPLVLGDSFLADLVGNWLDLPEVGGAEEEGASAAGRGRHGDGGSHAPRPSRAQELRRRIALTTGIFKKVLRSVRPDRDKLLKQRPGWPDPTENPSQNPQENHAEQLRKRTKRNAAAAKPKASFYRPFWSRKGKAGATLPTDRLPPLGIGPQRGAWVPVERGHPLFDHNAAIWV